The following are encoded together in the Arcticibacterium luteifluviistationis genome:
- a CDS encoding glycosyltransferase family 2 protein, translating into MTPKGIYVIIPAFNEALSIDKVIAEIPDFVEEVVVVNNNSSDHTAQAAKDAGATVLDEPRQGYGYACLKGIEYLKNKNPEIVVFLDADYSDYPEELTDIIAPILNQNMDMVIGSRNLGNKEPGSMTPQQIFGNWLATTLIKLFFKVSYTDLGPFRAIKYQSLVDLAMVDQTYGWTVEMQLKAAKKGLKVTEVPVKYRKRIGKSKVSGTVKGTILAGYKILSWIFKYALK; encoded by the coding sequence TTGACTCCAAAAGGAATTTACGTTATCATTCCAGCTTTTAATGAAGCTCTTTCTATTGACAAAGTAATAGCAGAGATTCCTGATTTTGTGGAAGAAGTGGTGGTGGTGAATAATAATTCAAGCGACCACACGGCTCAGGCTGCCAAAGATGCTGGTGCTACCGTACTTGACGAACCAAGACAAGGCTACGGTTATGCATGCCTAAAAGGCATAGAATACCTAAAAAATAAGAACCCTGAAATAGTGGTCTTTCTAGATGCCGATTATTCCGACTATCCAGAAGAATTAACTGACATCATTGCCCCTATTCTTAATCAGAATATGGACATGGTTATAGGCAGCAGAAACCTAGGCAATAAAGAGCCTGGCTCCATGACGCCTCAGCAAATTTTCGGAAACTGGTTAGCCACTACTTTAATAAAACTATTTTTCAAAGTATCATATACTGATTTAGGACCTTTTAGAGCTATCAAATACCAAAGCTTGGTAGATTTAGCCATGGTAGACCAAACATACGGCTGGACAGTGGAAATGCAGCTAAAAGCTGCAAAAAAAGGCTTGAAAGTGACGGAGGTCCCTGTTAAGTACAGAAAACGCATTGGTAAATCTAAGGTTTCCGGTACGGTTAAAGGAACCATCTTGGCTGGCTATAAGATTTTATCTTGGATTTTTAAATACGCCCTGAAATAA